The genomic region AGTTAACGGCATGTCGCCATGTCTAGGCTTCGTAGGAGTTTTACCACTTGGTTGCAAGTTGCTTCAGGTGATAGACTATAAGAAATACGGATATCAACATATACTGTGCGACGGAAACAAACCACAATTTTGCCCTCTGCGCAGGTAATTTTTTATTTATTTTTTTCATATTTGTGCTAAAAAACGAGTTTTATGAATTAAATGAAAGTTAGGAGGTGATAGTCATGGAAATATACATTGACGGTTCATCTAAAGGAAATCCGGGACCATCAAGGATAGCTGTGGTTTCACCAGCCACAGGATTCAAAGTCATCAAAGATGTTGGCAACGGTACGAATAACCGTGCGGAGTATCTGTCATTGGTGTATGCGTTGATATATATCAAGCATGCCCGCCCCAAAGAGCAAGTCATTATCAAGTCGGATTCACAATTAGTCG from bacterium harbors:
- a CDS encoding ribonuclease HI family protein; the encoded protein is MEIYIDGSSKGNPGPSRIAVVSPATGFKVIKDVGNGTNNRAEYLSLVYALIYIKHARPKEQVIIKSDSQLVVNQVNGRYKVKSASVKPLYQKAIRLLHELSNVKVEYIPREENLAGFLLE